In a single window of the Biomphalaria glabrata chromosome 13, xgBioGlab47.1, whole genome shotgun sequence genome:
- the LOC106073925 gene encoding angiopoietin-2-like: protein MAFFGHLVLCSILATLSTSDLVIDVKPNVISPEITPQLVINCSITNNQVQHLRVLKSLTLSRYNENTKEFNDLFTLNSSTLDLKQQLQLKYSQVSFGNLYITLSLPNPTQFDAKIYRCNATGDNADGANISLFAKKAVEYETNSTALIEEIRHCKKNENICKCSLKKVDHVEITQKSRFQFYASSEIIQELIEPLTLKCLFKTLIQGQKETSTLQSLYIIHEINGVIAFINKQQPVVTPIIDGHLKNVEGEIFDNESKDSYLQVTWNNLKHSESGKYFCEAHVNCSDGRFDKLIDIVTIIVRGSTLEDLVKVIQKLQRQAEVDQESLQNNEQKIKAIKEDVDTNKQSIISVKEDLNTKQESILRIDKDLDAKQQDIISLKDNMNTTEKDIIRIKEDVYTNQENILSITENIDTNKHNMSSLLENLTMVVANVSTAFLEVQNQIDEVNKLPQRYFVPPTSCRNVTSPKARVIVTLASGLKVMCDTKTDGGGWIIIQRRINGKVDFFRGWKEYRDGFGDYNIGEFYLGNENIFKLTSDGLYDLRIDLEFKNKTYFVQYNDFNVFSETDKYKLHIVGKHFGNAGDSLSYNNFMFFSTFDRDNDKRSDINCAQYYVGAWWHNGCHYSNLNGKWGSKLRGEGLMWYAVTGYHDGVSFSEMKIRERT from the exons ATGGCCTTTTTTGGACATCTCGTCCTTTGTTCGATCCTAGCTACTTTGTCTACTTCAG accttgttattGATGTAAAACCTAACGTGATTTCACCAGAGATAACACCCCAACTTGTGATCAACTGTTCTATAACCAACAATCAAGTTCAACATCTTCGTGTTCTTaaatctttaactctttctcgtTATAATGAAAATACTAAAGAATTTAATGACCTTTTTACATTAAACTCTTCGACACTAGATCTTAAACAACAACTGCAATTAAAATATTCACAAGTCAGTTTTGGAAACCTGTATATAACTTTATCTCTACCTAATCCAACTCAGTTTGATGCTAAAATATACAGATGCAATGCCACTGGAGACAATGCAGACGGGGCGaatatttctttgtttgctaaGAAGGCAGTAGAATATGAAACAAACTCGACCGCATTAATTGAAGAGATTCGACATTGTAAGAAAAACGAGAACATTTGTAAATGTTCTTTGAAGAAAGTCGACCATGTTGAAATCACTCAAA AATCAAGATTTCAATTTTACGCAAGTTCTGAAATTATTCAAGAACTAATTGAGCCTTTGACTTTGAAGTGTTTATTTAAG ACTTTAATTCAAGGTCAGAAGGAAACTTCTACTCTTCAATCGTTGTACATAATTCATG agatcAACGGTGTCATtgcatttataaataaacaacaacccGTTGTTACACCAATAATAGATggtcatttaaaaaatgtggaaGGTGAAATCTTTGACAACGAATCAAAAGATTCCTATCTTCAAGTCACGTGGAACAATTTGAAACATTCAGAATctggaaaatatttttgtgaagcTCATGTCAACTGTTCAGATGGAAGATTTGATAAGCTCATTGACATTGTAACAATAATAGTACGAGGTTCAACACTAGAGGATTTGGTGAAAGTAATACAGAAATTACAAAGACAGGCTGAAGTAGACCAAGAAAGCCTACAaaataatgaacaaaaaataaaggccATTAAAGAAGATGTGGATACTAACAAACAAAGTATAATAAGTGTTAAAGAGGATTTGAATACTAAACAAGAAAGTATTCTAAGAATTGACAAAGATTTGGATGCTAAGCAACAAGATATTATCAGTCTTAAAGACAATATGAATACTACCGAGAAAGATATTATACGCATTAAGGAAGATGTGTATACtaatcaagaaaatattttgagcATTACAGAAAATATTGATACGAATAAACACAACATGAGCAGCTTGCTAGAGAATCTGACCATGGTGGTAGCTAATGTTTCGACAGCATTTCTAGAAGTACAAAACCAGATTGACGAAG TTAATAAATTACCTCAGCGTTACTTTGTGCCACCCACGTCTTGTCGTAACGTCACCAGTCCTAAAGCCCGTGTTATTGTGACATTAGCTTCCGGGTTAAAGGTCATGTGTGACACCAAGACAGACGGTGGTGGATGGATCATCATTCAGAGAAGAATCAACGGAAAAGTAGATTTCTTTAGAGGCTGGAAGGAGTATCGTGACGGCTTTGGAGATTACAACATTGGCGAATTTTATCTgggaaatgaaaatatttttaagttaaCTTCTGATGGACTATACGATTTAagaatagatttagaatttaaaaacaagacaTACTTTGTACAGTACAACGACTTTAATGTATTTAGTGAGACTGATAAATATAAACTGCATATAGTAGGAAAACATTTTGGAAACGCTGGTGATAGTTTATCATATAATAATTTCATGTTCTTTAGTACATTTGATAGAGATAATGACAAAAGAAGTGATATAAACTGTGCGCAATACTATGTAGGTGCCTGGTGGCACAATGGATGTCATTATTCCAATCTTAACGGCAAATGGGGAAGTAAATTGAGAGGTGAGGGCCTGATGTGGTACGCGGTAACTGGATATCATGACGGTGTTTCCTTTAGTGAGatgaaaataagagaaagaacaTAA